In a single window of the Diospyros lotus cultivar Yz01 chromosome 10, ASM1463336v1, whole genome shotgun sequence genome:
- the LOC127812078 gene encoding putative glycine-rich cell wall structural protein 1 encodes MASAKHVSTAFLVLTCFCLTLSSARRVLLDDDQTPTPSVSTMSGGGGGGGGGGHVSPDSGSGYGSESGSGGGYGSGSGSGGGFGSGGGSGGGFGGGSGGGSGFGFGGGSGGGGHVTGPNCGTNCGWPSVPNCPPQELFPPACGNNGFFDPCCIFGVLMDQMKKSEAVKARGETERRRRPEIDVEGRPAPSPWPAVDDVLDTAESVPRPGLGEGDEDDNVDNVNF; translated from the exons ATGGCGTCGGCTAAGCACGTCTCTACCGCTTTCTTGGTTCTCACATGCTTCTGTTTAACTCTTAGCTCTGCTCGTAGAGTTCTCCTGGACGACGATCAAACTCCAACACCATCTGTGTCTACCATGAGTGGCggaggcggtggcggtggcggcggAGGCCATGTCTCCCCAG ATTCCGGGAGTGGCTATGGAAGCGAAAGTGGGTCTGGTGGTGGCTATGGAAGCGGAAGTGGGTCTGGCGGTGGCTTTGGAAGTGGAGGCGGGTCCGGTGGAGGCTTTGGGGGTGGCAGTGGCGGTGGTAGCGGGTTTGGTTTTGGTGGCGGCAGCGGTGGCGGTGGACATGTCACGGGTCCGAATTGTGGGACTAACTGTGGGTGGCCTAGCGTCCCCAACTGTCCTCCTCAAGAATTATTTCCTCCTGCTTGCGGTAATAATGGATTCTTTGATCCGTGCTGCATTTTCGGGGTGCTTATGGACCAGATGAAGAAATCTGAAGCAGTCAAAGCCAGGGGTGAGACCGAGCGGCGGAGGCGGCCTGAAATTGATGTGGAGGGTAGGCCGGCGCCAAGCCCGTGGCCGGCGGTAGATGACGTGCTAGATACTGCTGAGTCTGTGCCACGACCAGGTTTAGgtgaaggagatgaagatgatAACGTGGACAATGTCAATTTCTGA
- the LOC127812201 gene encoding pentatricopeptide repeat-containing protein At4g21705, mitochondrial-like — protein MAIRSSSSSSGASFEISENAGGTVTPLRQISEWMSSKGLCSFSPGDRAVQLDLIGQVRGLSAAESYFSVLNDSEKNDKIYGALLNCYVRKGLVDKSNSHMQKMKEMGFAPSTLNYNDLMCLYTHTGQLEKIPDVLSEMKKNGVSPDIFSYRICINSYGERSDIQSVEKLVNKMGSQPHISMDWATYSTVANIYIKAGLKKEALIFMKKLEANLRKDALGYNHLISLHANLGNKDEVRRFWELQKVNCKKQINRDYINMLGSLVKLGQLEEAKALLEEWESSCHCYDFRVPNVLLIGYCQKGLIEEAEAMLRDIINKGKTPIPNSWAIIAAAYLDENIGEKAFECMKNALVVKAKNPGWRPKPLVVLGILNWLQEKGQVEEAEAFVGSLKTVPAFDMETYQNLIEQGNMESADIKMSFSRGNPC, from the coding sequence GCAGATTTCTGAGTGGATGAGTAGTAAAGGCCTGTGCTCATTTTCACCAGGTGACCGTGCCGTGCAATTGGATCTAATTGGCCAAGTCCGTGGGTTGAGTGCTGCAGAGAGCTATTTCAGTGTGCTGAATGACTCAGAAAAAAATGACAAGATATATGGCGCTCTCTTAAACTGTTATGTTAGAAAAGGTCTTGTTGATAAGTCCAACTCTCATATGCagaagatgaaggagatggGTTTTGCTCCCTCTACGCTAAATTACAATGATCTTATGTGTCTTTATACCCACACTGGCCAACTTGAGAAAATCCCTGATGTGCTATCGGAGATGAAGAAAAATGGTGTCTCCCCTGATATCTTCAGCTATAGAATTTGCATTAACTCTTACGGGGAAAGATCTGACATTCAAAGTGTGGAGAAGCTTGTAAATAAAATGGGAAGTCAACCCCACATCTCTATGGACTGGGCAACTTATTCCACTGTGGccaatatatacataaaagctGGTCTAAAAAAGGAAGCACTAATCTTTATGAAGAAATTAGAGGCAAATCTACGCAAAGATGCACTTGGCTACAATCACTTGATTTCACTGCATGCAAACCTAGGAAACAAGGATGAAGTAAGAAGATTTTGGGAGCTGCAAAAAGTTAACTGTAAGAAGCAAATAAACAGGGACTACATAAATATGCTTGGTTCTCTAGTGAAACTTGGCCAGCTTGAAGAAGCCAAGGCGTTGCTGGAAGAGTGGGAATCGTCCTGCCACTGCTATGATTTCCGAGTACCCAATGTTCTTCTTATCGGCTACTGTCAGAAAGGGTTGATAGAGGAAGCCGAAGCAATGCTTCGGGACATCATCAACAAGGGGAAGACTCCAATTCCTAATAGCTGGGCGATCATAGCTGCGGCATATTTAGATGAGAATATTGGGGAAAAGGCTTTTGAGTGCATGAAGAACGCTCTGGTAGTAAAGGCCAAGAACCCGGGTTGGAGGCCTAAGCCTCTAGTAGTTTTAGGCATATTGAATTGGCTTCAGGAGAAAGGCCAAGTTGAAGAGGCCGAAGCTTTTGTTGGTTCATTGAAGACTGTACCTGCATTTGATATGGAAACGTATCAGAACTTGATTGAACAAGGCAATATGGAAAGTGCAGATATAAAGATGAGTTTCTCTCGAGGTAATCCTTGCTAG